The segment GCGAGCAGCACCGCCACGAGCGCGGGCAGGGCGTTCAGCATCGCGATGACCACCCAGGTGCGTCGGCGCCGCAGCATCGCAGCCAGCTCCACCCTGATCATGACGCCTCGCTCGCGCGCAGCACGACGTCCTCCAGGCTGACGCGCAACGGCCCCACGGAGTCGACGCGGACGCCGGCGGACACCAGCCGTGCGTTCACCCGGGCCGGGTCGTCGGACACCACCACCAGGCGCTCTCCGACGGACGACTCCACGGCCTCGCCCAGCAGTGCGACGGCACGCGCGACGTCGCGGGTGCCCACCACGACGCGTTCGCTCGGTGCCAGAAGGGTCTCCAGCTGGTCCTGCAGCACCAGTCGGCCGCGGTCGAGCACCCCCACGCGGGTGCACATCTGCTCGATCTCGCTCATGAGGTGGCTGGACAGGAAGATCGTGGTGCCCTCGCCGTTCAGGGCCAGCAGCAGCTCGCGGATCTCGCGGATCCCTTGCGGGTCGAGTCCGTTGGTGGGCTCGTCGAGCACCAGCAGCCGCGGCCGACGCAGCAACGCACCGGCCAGGCCGAGGCGTTGGCGCATGCCGAGCGAGTACGCACGCACGGGCCGACGGTCGGCGGGGTCCAGCCCCACCTGCTCGAGCACCTCGCCGATGCGACCGGACCGTCCACGTCGCCGCGCGTCGGGCCCGGCGGCGTCGAAGGTGGCGAGGTTCCTGCGTCCCGACAGGTGCGGGTAGGCGCCGGGTCCCTCCACCAGGGCGCCGACGCGCGGGAGGACCGACGCGGCCGACGCAGGCATCGCCTCGCCGAGCACCTCGGCCTCCCCGGAGGTGGGCAGGACGAGGCCCAGCAGCATCCGCACCGTCGTGGTCTTGCCGGAGCCGTTGGCCCCGAGGAACCCGTAGACGTCGCCTTCTCGCACGTCGAGGTCGATGCCGGCGACCGCCGGAACGCCGCGGTAGCGCTTCGTCAGCGCTCGGGTCCTGATCATCGCCGCCCCACCTGCTCGCCCAGCTCGGCCGCGGCGTCCGCAAGCACCTCGGGCGTCACGGTCCCAGCCAGCAAGAAGGTGCCCTGACCACGGCCCCCCTCGGTGAGCAGCACGGACAGCGGCCCGATCTCCAGCGAGGTGCCGACGTCGGTGCGCACGGCCGACGAGGCGCTCAGCTGCTCGCGCACCTGGCCGGCGAGACCGCGGCGGAGCGGCACCGCCACGAGGGCGGTGGGCCCGCGGCCGTAGACGCCGACGGCTCCGAGCTCGTCGGGGTCGCCGCGGCGCTCGAGCCCGGCGACTGCCTCGGGGAGCACGAACGGTGCGAAGGCGTTGGCGCCCGCCGCGACGTCGATCGCGTCGCGAAAGCCCACGCGGGCGCCCGGGGGAGCGGTGAACGTGGTCGTGCCGGGGTCGGGGGTCGACGGGTCGAACCGGGTGACGGCGGTGGACACCACGGGCAGGTCCGAGGCGGTGCCGACCACGTCGACGCGCAGCGCCAGACCGGTCTCGGCGTCCGCCCAGACGTCGACGTGCGCGATGGTCGACTGCTCGTCGGCCGGCTCCAGCCTCAGGCCGGGTGCCGACCGCCCCGCCACTCGTCGTTCCGGCAGGCGGGACAGCTCGGCGGCGTCGGCCCCGGCGAGCAGGCGCCGGGCCAGCTGTGACGGCACGAGGTCGGAGGCGTCGGGCAGGCGGACGGTGGCGTACGGGGACGAGGTGGCGCGCTCGGACTCGAAGCGCCAGGTGGTGAGCAGGTCACCCTCGCGCACCAGGTCGGTCTCGCCACTCGCGCGGACGCGGTCGACGCGCCACTGCTCGTCCGACCGCCACCAGACGCGCAGGGTGCTGGTGTCGCCCAGCAGGTCGGCGACCCCGGCGAACGAGTCGGTCTCGGGGATCTGCAGCGTGCCGCGGCTGCGCACCTCGCCCGACCACCCCAGGTCGCGTGACGCGACGACCCGCTCGAGCAGCCGGTCGGCCGAGACGTCGGAGGCCTCGGCCGGGAGCAGGCGGGGGAGCACCGGCGCGGCGGCCAGCAGGGCCGACACCAGTGCCACGAGCAGCCAGCGTCGGGCGGAGGACTTCATCTCCTGACCACGGTACGAGGTGGGACCCCGCCTCGCCGGGTGGAGCTGGGTGGATCCCGGGACCGTCGAGTGCGTCGGTGGCGCGCTGCGGCCACGGGCGGCCCCCGACGCACGACAGCCGCACGCGGCGCCGGAAAAGGATCTGCGCCACGTGCGGCTGGATCGTGGGTCGAGCCGCGCGTCGCCCGTCAGCCGATGGGGTCGACGGCGCCGTGGTCGGCCACCGAGCGGGCCAGCGTGAGCAGGTGCTCCGAGCCGTCGCCGAGCGTGTGGTCGATCGCGGTCAGACGGCTCGTGTAGTGGCCGACGGAGTACTCCGCGGTCATGCCGATGCCGCCGTGCAGCTGGATCGCCTCCTGGCCGATGTGGCGGCCGGCGCGCGAGACCTGCAGCTTGGCACGCGCCGCCGCCTCGAGGACCCGGTCCGGGTCGTCCTGGAGCACGAGCGTGGCCCACGTGACGGTGCTGCGGACCAGCTCGGCCGACACGTACAGGTCGGCCGCCCGGAACGTGAGCGCCTGGAACGTGTTGAGCGGGACGCCGAACTGCTTGCGCGTCTTGAGGTACTCCGTCGTGGTCCGCAGGGCCACGTCCATGGCGCCCACGGCCTCGTGGCTCAGGGCGATCTGCCCACGGGCGACGTTCCGGGCCACGACGTCGGAGACGTCGGCGGCCGGGTCGCCCAGGGGCGTGGCCGTGGCGCCGTCGAGCGAGACGCGCGCCGCGCGACCGCCGTCGTGCGTGCGGTAGCCGATCCGGTCCACGCCACCGACCGAGGGGTCGACGAGGAACACGCCGACGCCGGCGTCGGTGCGGGCCGTGACGACCAGCAGGTCGGCGCGCTCGCCGTGCAGCACCGGCTCCTTGACGCCCGTGAGCGTCCAGGTGCCGTCGGACTCGGCGGCCACGACGGCGTCGCCGACGTCGTGGTGGGCGAAGGAGAGCACCAGGGCGCCCTCGGCCACGCGGCCGATGACGTCGGCGCGCTGCTCGGCCGAGCCGAGGTCGGCCACCAGGCCGGCGGCCAGGATCGTCTCGAGGTACGGCTCGGGCGCGAGCACGCGTCCGATCTCCTCGGCCACGATCGCGACCTCCACGGGTCCGGCGCCGAAGCCGCCGTCCTCCTCGGAGAACGGCAGTCCGAGGGCACCGAGCTCGGCGAGCTGCTGCCAGGTCTTCTCCGAGAACCCGGGGTCGGTCTTGGTGACCTCGCGGCGGGTCTCCGACGAGTCGTAGGTCTTGCTCAGCAGGCCGCGCACCGCGTCACGCAGGGCGGTCTGCTCGGAGTCGAGGGTGAAGTCCATGGCTGCCTCACAGTCCCAGGATGGTCTTGGCGATGATCTGACGCTGCACCTCGTTGGAGCCGCCGTAGATCGACGCCTTCCGGAAGTTGAGGTACTGCGGGGTGCTGACGCGGGCCCAGTCGGGCACGTCGGAGCCGTCTCCGGCGCCGGACGCGAGCGAGAGCGGGCCGGCGAGGTCGACGTAGAGCTCGGTGACGGCCTGCTGCAGCTCGGTGCCGCGCAGCTTGAGCACCGACGACGCCGGGTGCGGCTTGCCGTCGGCGGAGTGGGCCACGACGCGCAGCGCCGTCAGCTCGAGGGCGAGCAGCTCGTTCTCCAGGTCCGCGACGCGGGTGGCGAGCAGCAGGTCGGAGTCGAGGCGGTCGCCCGCGATCTCCTTCGCCGCGGCCAGCCAGCGCTTCGTGGAGCCGACGGGTGCCACGCCGACACGCTCGTTGCCGAGCAGGAACTTGGCGTAGTCCCAGCCGCGATTCTCCTCGCCGACGAGGTTCTCGGCCGGCACGCGCACGTCCTCGAAGAAGACCTCGTTGACCTCGTGGCCGCCGTCGATGAGCTCGATGGGACGCACGGTCAGGCCGGGCGACGTCATGTCGATGAGCAGGAACGAGATGCCCTGCTGCTTCTTGGGGGCGTCGGGATCGGTCCGCACGAGCGTGAAGATCCAGTCGCCGTACTGGCCGAGCGTGGTCCACGTCTTCTGCCCGTTGACGACGTACTCGTCGCCCTCGCGACGGGCCGTGGTGCGCAGCGAGGCGAGGTCGGAGCCGGCGTCGGGCTCGGAGAAGCCCTGCGACCACCAGATGTCGAGGTTGGCGGTGGCCGGGAGGAACCGCTCCTTGATCTCCTGGGAGCCGAAGGCCGCGATGACCGGGCCGACCATCGACGCGTTGAACGCCAGCGGCGTGGGGACGCAGGCCAGCTGCATCTCCTCGTGCCAGATGTGGCGCTGCAGCGGGGTCC is part of the Aeromicrobium sp. Leaf245 genome and harbors:
- a CDS encoding ABC transporter ATP-binding protein: MIRTRALTKRYRGVPAVAGIDLDVREGDVYGFLGANGSGKTTTVRMLLGLVLPTSGEAEVLGEAMPASAASVLPRVGALVEGPGAYPHLSGRRNLATFDAAGPDARRRGRSGRIGEVLEQVGLDPADRRPVRAYSLGMRQRLGLAGALLRRPRLLVLDEPTNGLDPQGIREIRELLLALNGEGTTIFLSSHLMSEIEQMCTRVGVLDRGRLVLQDQLETLLAPSERVVVGTRDVARAVALLGEAVESSVGERLVVVSDDPARVNARLVSAGVRVDSVGPLRVSLEDVVLRASEAS
- a CDS encoding sigma-E factor regulatory protein RseB domain-containing protein, which gives rise to MKSSARRWLLVALVSALLAAAPVLPRLLPAEASDVSADRLLERVVASRDLGWSGEVRSRGTLQIPETDSFAGVADLLGDTSTLRVWWRSDEQWRVDRVRASGETDLVREGDLLTTWRFESERATSSPYATVRLPDASDLVPSQLARRLLAGADAAELSRLPERRVAGRSAPGLRLEPADEQSTIAHVDVWADAETGLALRVDVVGTASDLPVVSTAVTRFDPSTPDPGTTTFTAPPGARVGFRDAIDVAAGANAFAPFVLPEAVAGLERRGDPDELGAVGVYGRGPTALVAVPLRRGLAGQVREQLSASSAVRTDVGTSLEIGPLSVLLTEGGRGQGTFLLAGTVTPEVLADAAAELGEQVGRR
- a CDS encoding acyl-CoA dehydrogenase family protein, producing MDFTLDSEQTALRDAVRGLLSKTYDSSETRREVTKTDPGFSEKTWQQLAELGALGLPFSEEDGGFGAGPVEVAIVAEEIGRVLAPEPYLETILAAGLVADLGSAEQRADVIGRVAEGALVLSFAHHDVGDAVVAAESDGTWTLTGVKEPVLHGERADLLVVTARTDAGVGVFLVDPSVGGVDRIGYRTHDGGRAARVSLDGATATPLGDPAADVSDVVARNVARGQIALSHEAVGAMDVALRTTTEYLKTRKQFGVPLNTFQALTFRAADLYVSAELVRSTVTWATLVLQDDPDRVLEAAARAKLQVSRAGRHIGQEAIQLHGGIGMTAEYSVGHYTSRLTAIDHTLGDGSEHLLTLARSVADHGAVDPIG
- a CDS encoding acyl-CoA dehydrogenase family protein, producing the protein MKLRLSEEDAAFREEMRTFFTTQVPQHIRDTVAARRELSKEQIVEAQQTLNAAGLAVPNWPVEWGGKDWTPLQRHIWHEEMQLACVPTPLAFNASMVGPVIAAFGSQEIKERFLPATANLDIWWSQGFSEPDAGSDLASLRTTARREGDEYVVNGQKTWTTLGQYGDWIFTLVRTDPDAPKKQQGISFLLIDMTSPGLTVRPIELIDGGHEVNEVFFEDVRVPAENLVGEENRGWDYAKFLLGNERVGVAPVGSTKRWLAAAKEIAGDRLDSDLLLATRVADLENELLALELTALRVVAHSADGKPHPASSVLKLRGTELQQAVTELYVDLAGPLSLASGAGDGSDVPDWARVSTPQYLNFRKASIYGGSNEVQRQIIAKTILGL